In the Solanum pennellii chromosome 5, SPENNV200 genome, one interval contains:
- the LOC107019693 gene encoding uncharacterized protein LOC107019693, with the protein MNGSELDHYEEQEREWKAREEAKIDIKEEIKRAMKELQCIPDVAGLSYAELCIHPDLNLPEGFKIPKFDTFGGVGNPMAHLRAYYDQLVGVGKDEALLMRLFSRSLCGEALEWFTSHETRQWPNWSALAKDFIDRFAYNVEIVHDRYSLEKVKQKSTESYREFAYRWRKEAGRVRTPMTEKEINHFVSRSQIRRDSQSWRDYQRRSEVGEDSSSIRVTWIFRIDEEEEREGCRCFIWGKKTPRNSSRPQDCSKPSPKSHQAYYPQSNHPNNHNTAPTYPNAQSSYRAPSPTFQVQAPTYQNPLPNYQAPVPNYQTNPYPRTQAPRPNTRKYQQVPPPQQSGYDPSRPSVGHDTEDCINLKHNIQDLIDQEVVSLQPAVPNVNTNPLSNHGGGNINMIEMDEDGCGTKRITLVAQEDLERAVASLSVK; encoded by the exons ATGAACGGTTCCGAGTTAGATCACTACGAGGAACAAGAGAGAGAATGGAAGGCAAGAGAAGAAGCGAAGATCGACATAAAGGAGGAGATCAAAAGGGCTATGAAAGAGCTGCAGTGCATCCCAGACGTCGCCGGACTGAGTTATGCAGAATTGTGTATCCATCCAGATTTGAACCTTCCCGAAGGGTTCAAAATTCCGAAGTTTGATACCTTCGGAGGAGTAGGAAACCCCATGGCGCATTTGAGAGCGTACTATGACCAGctcgtgggagttggcaaaGATGAGGCTTTATTGATGAGGCTTTTCAGCCGGAGTCTGTGCGGGGAGGCCCTCGAATGGTTTACGTCACACGAAACCAGGCAGTGGCCCAATTGGAGCGCATTAGCTAAAGACTTCATCGACCGATTTGCGTACAATGTTGAGATAGTTCATGATCGGTATTCTCTAGAGAAGGTGAAGCAGAAATCGACTGAAAGCTATCGGGAATTTGCCTACAGATGGAGGAAAGAAGCAGGAAGGGTGAGGACTCCAATGACCGAAAAGGAGATT AATCATTTTGTTAGTCGGAGCCAAATTCGCCGAGATAGTCAAAGTTGGCGAGACTATCAAAGACGGTCTGAAGTCGGGGAAGATAGCTCGAGTATCCGCGTCACCTGGATCTTCCGAATTGATGAGGAAGAAGAGAGAGAAGGTTGCCGCTGTTTCATATGGGGGAAAAAAACTCCCAGAAACTCGTCGCGTCCTCAAGATTGCTCCAAGCCTTCACCAAAGTCTCACCAAGCCTATTACCCACAGTCCAATCATCCCAACAACCACAATACTGCCCCTACCTATCCAAATGCTCAA TCGAGCTACCGAGCGCCTTCCCCCACTTTTCAAGTCCAAGCTCCAACATATCAAAATCCCCTCCCGAATTACCAAGCTCCAGTGCCAAATTACCAGACAAACCCTTACCCTAGAACCCAAGCTCCTCGTCCAAATACCCGCAAATATCAACAGGTTCCTCCCCCTCAGCAAAGCGGGTATGATCCTTCTCGTCCCAG tgttggACATGACACAGAAGACTGTATCAATCTTAAGCACAATATCCAGGATCTGATCGACCAGGAGGTAGTCTCCCTCCAACCGGCGGTGCCGAATGTCAATACAAACCCGTTGTCGAATCATGGGGGTGGCAACATTAATATGATTGAAATGGACGAAGACGGGTGTGGAACAAAGAGGATTACTCTTGTTGCGCAGGAAGACTTGGAAAGGGCTGTCGCTTCTTTAAGCGTCAAATAA